In Numida meleagris isolate 19003 breed g44 Domestic line chromosome 3, NumMel1.0, whole genome shotgun sequence, the following are encoded in one genomic region:
- the MAS1 gene encoding proto-oncogene Mas — protein sequence MDESNITFHPSEGTENISMHRNISTQERVWEILTPLWVIMIISFLGFCENGIVLWCLCFQIKRNPFTAYITHLSIADISLLFCIFILSIEYIAGFGFAYGFYYYITTTLSIVFLLGYNTGLYLLTAISIERCLSIVYPIWYRCHRSQHQSAIVCAILWTLSFLMTIAEYLTCKDDSTKEQFDDANHCQAMLIFIWILTFLIFIPLMILSSLILVIRIHRNSLRPHSSKLYIIIVATVVVFLIFAMPMRLLYLLNYHHWSSLLSQQNHVTIVLSTVNSSINPLVYFFVGSSKKKRFKESLKVVLSRALADGLRPRSQEVGMSLDIAETIF from the coding sequence ATGGATGAGTCAAACATAACGTTTCATCCCAGTGAAGGCACAGAGAACATCTCAATGCACAGAAACATTTCTACACAGGAAAGAGTCTGGGAGATATTGACCCCACTTTGGGTAATTATGATCATCTCCTTCCTGGGTTTTTGTGAAAATGGAATTGTCCTCTGGTGCCTCTGCTTCCAGATCAAAAGAAATCCATTCACTGCGTATATCACACACCTGTCCATTGCTGACATCTCCTTActgttttgtatatttattcTGTCAATTGAGTACATTGCTGGCTTTGGATTCGCGTATGGCTTTTACTACTATATAACCACCACACTGTCTATTGTCTTTCTTCTCGGATATAATACTGGTCTCTATCTCCTGACAGCCATCAGTATTGAGAGGTGTCTGTCTATTGTTTACCCCATCTGGTACCGCTGCCACCGGTCACAGCACCAATCAGCAATTGTGTGCGCAATTCTGTGGACTCTGTCTTTTCTGATGACAATAGCCGAATACTTAACATGCAAAGATGATTCAACAAAGGAACAATTTGATGATGCCAACCATTGCCAAGCAATGCTCATCTTCATATGGATCCTGACTTTCCTGATCTTCATTCCTCTAATGATtctgtccagcctgatcttggtCATCAGAATTCATCGTAACTCCCTGAGACCTCATTCATCAAAGCTCTACATCATCATTGTGGCCACCGTCGTCGTCTTCCTCATCTTTGCCATGCCCATGAGGCTGTTGTATCTTCTGAACTATCACCATTGGTCGTCTTTGCTCAGCCAGCAGAACCATGTCACCATTGTTCTCTCCACTGTCAACAGCAGCATCAACCCTCTTGTTTACTTCTTTGTAGGAAGCAGCAAGAAGAAGAGGTTCAAGGAGAGTCTCAAAGTGGTTCTTAGCAGAGCACTTGCTGATGGATTGCGGCCAAGAAGTCAAGAAGTTGGCATGAGTTTGGATATAGCAGAAACAATTTTCTAA